A genomic stretch from Candidatus Hydrogenedentota bacterium includes:
- the lpxC gene encoding UDP-3-O-[3-hydroxymyristoyl] N-acetylglucosamine deacetylase, whose protein sequence is MERQKTIAREASFSGIGLHTGNLTTITFKPAPPNSGITFVRTDLPDRPGIKADVDNVVDVSYGTTIGINGVKVHTVEHVLAAIAGLGIDNLEIDVDASETPVGDGSSVPFMTTLEKAGLVEQDAERKYITIKHPVYYRNDDVALSVLPSDELRVTMTIAFDHVAIGTQYASYIITPETFAKEIAPARTFGFLRDAKMLQEQGLIRGVSLENAVAIGDESILNEELRFPDEFVRHKILDLLGDMYLLGRPVRGHVIGVKSGHASHVKFSQEVKKSLLNGHSKPSAKVPLSKMPTVLDVNMIMKVLPHRFPFLLVDRILSFVPFERVVGIKNVTVNEPFFQGHWPTMPVMPGVLIIESMAQVSSVLIFHESGVDPGKVAIFLGIDRAKFRRTVVPGDQLVLEAEMLQIRRNACRVRAVAKCDDHIVAEAEMMFGLMDAPKTETPAVSAATPEANF, encoded by the coding sequence ATGGAACGCCAAAAGACGATCGCTAGGGAAGCATCCTTTTCCGGCATCGGCTTGCATACGGGCAATCTGACGACCATCACGTTCAAGCCCGCGCCGCCCAACAGCGGCATCACATTTGTCCGCACCGACCTGCCCGACAGACCGGGCATCAAGGCCGACGTCGACAACGTCGTGGACGTCTCCTACGGCACGACGATCGGGATCAACGGCGTGAAGGTGCACACGGTCGAACACGTTCTCGCGGCGATCGCCGGCCTCGGAATCGATAACCTCGAGATCGACGTCGACGCCAGCGAGACGCCCGTCGGCGACGGCAGCAGCGTCCCGTTCATGACTACGCTCGAAAAGGCGGGGCTCGTCGAGCAGGACGCCGAGCGAAAGTACATCACCATAAAGCATCCGGTCTATTACCGAAACGACGACGTTGCGTTGAGCGTGTTGCCCTCCGACGAGTTGCGCGTCACGATGACGATCGCGTTCGACCACGTCGCCATCGGCACGCAATACGCCTCGTACATCATCACGCCCGAAACCTTCGCGAAAGAGATCGCCCCCGCGCGCACATTCGGGTTCCTGCGCGACGCGAAAATGCTGCAGGAGCAGGGCCTCATCCGGGGCGTCAGCCTGGAAAACGCCGTTGCGATCGGCGACGAATCGATCCTGAACGAGGAACTGCGCTTCCCCGACGAGTTTGTCCGCCACAAGATTCTCGATCTCCTCGGCGATATGTATCTGCTCGGCCGGCCCGTGCGCGGTCACGTCATCGGCGTGAAGTCCGGCCACGCATCGCACGTGAAGTTCTCGCAGGAAGTAAAGAAAAGCCTGCTGAACGGTCACTCCAAGCCCAGCGCCAAAGTGCCCTTGAGCAAAATGCCCACCGTACTCGACGTCAACATGATCATGAAAGTGTTGCCGCACCGGTTCCCGTTCCTGCTCGTTGACCGCATCCTCTCGTTCGTGCCTTTCGAGCGCGTCGTCGGCATTAAGAATGTCACCGTCAACGAGCCGTTCTTCCAGGGCCACTGGCCTACCATGCCCGTCATGCCCGGTGTGTTGATCATCGAGAGCATGGCGCAGGTCAGTTCGGTCCTGATCTTTCACGAAAGCGGCGTCGATCCCGGCAAGGTCGCCATCTTCCTCGGTATCGATCGCGCGAAGTTCCGCCGCACGGTTGTCCCCGGAGATCAACTCGTCCTCGAAGCAGAGATGCTGCAAATCCGCCGGAACGCCTGCCGCGTGCGCGCCGTCGCCAAGTGCGACGACCATATCGTCGCCGAAGCGGAGATGATGTTCGGCCTCATGGACGCGCCCAAGACTGAGACCCCGGCCGTGTCCGCGGCGACCCCAGAAGCGAACTTCTAG
- a CDS encoding trypsin-like peptidase domain-containing protein produces the protein MTRFGFLAVAIVLACPLFADDIGDSRRNAIVTSIERAAPAVVSVNLSMVTQRRIPMLFDEYWGLFDIPRPMNQVRKRRMNSVGSGFIFDARGYIITNWHVVEGATGPNDAISVTLPDGRELPVELAGADERTDVAVLRVRDAANLPSVGLGDSDDLLTGEWVIAIGNPFGTLMKDPQPTVSVGVVSANHRRVSSQIGDGERLYQGMIQTDAAINPGNSGGPLVNAQGRVVGVNTMIFSQSGGSVGLGFALPINRARRVAEEIIQYGRRRDPWAGFKVEDVQSLPPQILAELGVQVDYGCIVRNIVKGVPAHQAGLQPGDVIVGINNNRVENATDIDFVIWDLFVGDHCALTVNRQGKTGTVEFLIQELTR, from the coding sequence CAATTGTTCTCGCGTGTCCTCTGTTTGCCGACGACATCGGCGATTCGCGCCGAAATGCCATTGTCACTTCAATCGAGCGCGCTGCACCAGCCGTAGTATCCGTAAACCTTTCAATGGTCACGCAACGCCGCATTCCGATGTTGTTTGACGAGTATTGGGGTCTATTCGACATACCGCGTCCAATGAATCAGGTGCGAAAGCGGCGGATGAACTCCGTGGGCAGCGGGTTCATTTTCGATGCGCGCGGGTACATCATCACGAACTGGCACGTGGTCGAAGGTGCGACGGGTCCGAACGACGCGATTTCGGTGACGCTGCCCGATGGCCGGGAGCTGCCGGTCGAGCTAGCCGGCGCGGACGAGCGCACGGACGTGGCGGTGCTGCGCGTGCGCGATGCGGCGAACCTGCCGAGTGTCGGCCTGGGGGATTCGGACGACCTGCTGACAGGCGAGTGGGTCATCGCGATTGGCAATCCGTTCGGGACGCTGATGAAAGACCCGCAGCCGACGGTCAGCGTGGGCGTCGTGTCCGCCAACCATCGCCGCGTGAGTTCGCAGATCGGTGACGGCGAACGCTTGTATCAGGGCATGATTCAAACAGACGCGGCAATCAATCCCGGCAATAGCGGCGGGCCGCTGGTAAATGCGCAGGGACGGGTTGTTGGCGTGAACACGATGATCTTCTCGCAGAGCGGCGGCAGCGTCGGGCTGGGGTTCGCACTTCCAATTAACCGCGCACGCCGCGTCGCGGAAGAGATCATTCAATACGGGCGCCGCCGCGATCCGTGGGCTGGATTCAAGGTCGAGGACGTGCAGTCCCTGCCACCGCAAATCCTCGCCGAACTCGGGGTCCAAGTCGATTACGGCTGCATCGTGCGCAACATCGTCAAGGGGGTGCCCGCGCACCAGGCCGGCTTGCAGCCGGGTGACGTCATCGTGGGAATCAACAACAACCGCGTCGAAAATGCCACAGATATCGACTTCGTGATTTGGGACTTGTTCGTGGGGGACCACTGCGCACTCACGGTAAACCGGCAGGGCAAGACGGGAACCGTCGAGTTTCTGATTCAGGAATTGACCCGGTAG